A stretch of the Takifugu flavidus isolate HTHZ2018 chromosome 1, ASM371156v2, whole genome shotgun sequence genome encodes the following:
- the lrrfip1a gene encoding leucine-rich repeat flightless-interacting protein 1 isoform X11 has product MGTQGTGRKRSTKKERSTAEDDALNLIAREAEARLAAKRAARAEAREIRMRELERQQKEIFQVQKVEESDYLEKGSRAASALTAGTLTSLGGTSSRRGSGETALTVDAETSLREIKEIHELKDQIQDVEIKYTQNLKEVKYTLTEVEEKYRKAMVSNAQLDNEKNNLMYQVDTLKDSLMELEELLSESQRGYEDKVKELEREKHAHSVLQFQFSEIKETLKQSEELLNEIRQLNMKQEGFVREISDLQETVEWKDKKIGALERQKEYTDAIRIERDDLREEVVKLKDILKKHGVVLGSDLNVNGDVGEAGVDGAPSTEPVSSAEPQASPPEGNSMLGNPEETLEEELQPKQHREMFEEAKENQLGSENVGVPMLEAPTDELPAREPESPTEDVEEVVHEHLITKDKDIFLSDDSPNLQAVTSSSERNPSPTLEEGVSLETDSVVEMESKGMLCSDYPKESCNISEHQEPQLDASSSALQKDPQSKEEADKDEEADKETSTRSQGAAAAGKKKKKKKRAKKKGGVHEDEKRHANKETCSEEKATESTAELAIDGSITKVADKAEDGQDRQETGEGELTKPTESFIPNEAIGETVVNDDEKQGSEVDNIVVEASTAPESVARVPAHALEKEKDELNLESETGEAAEAVEIFEPPRESRTDAKNDEQDDEQGLETETVETVEAVKPDEPSDIKPSSESRADGREDEETPKTEERSERCCVPEERCSSSEHVHDSKSGFNADGVDKVGRTAVAESLREHDTSAGSIQTESGSVGGAGEDGHVDEIKLDSMNREPENSDSEPSVLRDDHISTVQSDSEDTSLPPGDGFESLSGSGPASVGADGPDKVVDEVSEEEDERMNDEEDRGENSNLIIEPELKPEEELKVDLREAGVPSESNCSSCEEKTDGLAAEVAAVLESEKSLEAPEPAEGLGDAEDQGFQGKDQAPEVFPDTTNMLNSPEPPQAEALHRCPEDDHVHSTESAILEVAEHKMSPNNRLHETPLNSVRGTLEEPIKDDWDDESAQPNLHESDEDEEEGQSFDFDDIDVETPVRADLRSPKMEAFEEGVEVLSDECDPGRSGPCQNPSRDPAGEEKCTVDAGQRSDTPETVASENMREEQKNPAEEEACVEEGPGPVVGQAVSSPVEEGLDALQQLHGGDLLLEKGPELVAGNPEPPQAPKEAKKNGKKAKAKGKEDCKMS; this is encoded by the exons gtggaggagagcgaTTATCTGGAGAAG GGATCCCGAGCAGCTTCTGCCCTGACAGCTGGAACTCTCACATCCTTGGGTGGGACGTCGTCGCGGAGAGGAAGCGGCGAGACGGCCTTAACTGTAGATGCAGAGACTTCGTTGAGGGAAATTAAG GAGATTCATGAACTCAAGGATCAGATTCAGGATGTGGAAATCAAGTACACTCAGAACCTAAAAGAAGTCAAG TATACACTAactgaggtggaggagaagtATCGTAAGGCCATGGTGTCCAACGCACAGCTGGACAATGAGAAGAACAACCTGATGTACCAGGTGGACACACTGAAGGACTCCctgatggagctggaggagctgctgtctgaGTCCCAACGAGGATACGAGGATAAAGTCAAG GAGctggaaagagagaaacacGCCCACAGTGTGCTTCAGTTTCAGTtcagtgaaataaaagagacgCTCAAACAGAGCGAAGAGCTGCTAAAT GAGATCCGTCAGCTGAACATGAAACAGGAGGGTTTTGTTAGAGAAATATCCGACCTCCAGGAGACGGTGGAGTGGAAGGATAAAAAAATCGGG GCCTTAGAGCGACAGAAAGAATACACAGATGCCATCCGAATTGAGCGAGATGACCTCAGAGAAGAGGTGGTGAAGCTCAAAGACATTTTGAAG AAACACGGCGTAGTGCTGGGATCCGATCTAAACGTCAACGGGGACGTCGGAGAGGCGGGTGTGGACGGAGCACCCAGCACAGAGCCCGTTTCCTCTGCAGAGCCTCAGGCCTCCCCACCAGAGGGGAACAGCATGCTGG GCAACCCTGAGGAAactctggaggaagagctgcaacCGAAACAACACAGAGAAATGTTTGAGGAAGCCAAAGAGAATCAGTTGGGTTCTGAAAATGTCGGCGTGCCCATGCTGGAAGCGCCAACAGATGAGCTGCCGGCAAGAGAACCGGAGTCTCCAACAGAAGATGTTGAAGAAGTAGTTCATGAACATTTAATCACAAAAGACAAAGATATATTTCTAAGTGATGACAGTCCTAATCTGCAAGCAGTGACATCCTCTTCTGAAAGAAACCCTTCACCAACTCTTGAAGAGGGAGTTTCATTAGAGACAGATAGCGTAGTGGAGATGGAGAGTAAAGGCATGTTGTGTAGTGATTATCCTAAAGAGTCCTGTAACATCTCTGAACACCAAGAACCTCAGTTAGATGcgtccagctctgctcttcagaaaGACCCTCAGAGTAAAGAAGAGGCAGACAAGGATGAAGAGGCAGATAAGGAAACGTCGACCAGGTcacaaggtgctgctgctgctgggaaaaagaaaaagaagaagaaaagagctaaAAAGAAAGGAGGAGTACATGAGGATGAGAAGCGACACGCGAATAAAGAAACGTGTTCAGAGGAAAAAGCCACTGAATCCACTGCAGAACTTGCTATTGATGGTTCCATAACTAAAGTTGCAGATAAAGCTGAAGACGGGCAGGACAGACAAGAAACTGGAGAGGGGGAGCTGACCAAACCCACTGAAAGCTTCATCCCAAACGAAGCGATCGGAGAAACGGTGGTCAACGATGATGAGAAACAAGGTTCAGAAGTCGACAACATTGTGGTTGAAGCTTCAACCGCTCCAGAAAGTGTTGCTCGTGTTCCAGCTCACGCGCTCGAGAAAGAGAAGGATGAACTAAATTTGGAGAGTGAaacaggagaagcagcagaggccGTGGAAATCTTCGAACCTCCCAGAGAATCCAGAACCGATGCCAAGAACGACGAGCAAGATGATGAACAAGGTTTGGAAACTGAAACCGTGGAAACGGTAGAGGCGGTGAAACCCGATGAACCTTCTGACATTAAACCTTCCTCCGAGTCCAGAGCAGATGGCAGAGAAGACGAGGAAACACCAAAAACAGAGGAGAGATCAGAAAGGTGCTGTGTTCCAGAGGAGCGCTGCAGCAGTTCTGAACATGTTCACGACTCCAAAAGTGGGTTTAACGCTGATGGTGTTGACAAAGTGGGCAGAACCGCTGTGGCTGAAAGTTTAAGGGAACATGACACGTCAGCCGGTTCCATCCAAACTGAGTCAGGAAGTGTTGGTGGTGCAGGAGAGGATGGGCACGTTGATGAGATTAAACTTGACAGCATGAATAGGGAACCTGAAAATTCAGACTCGGAACCCAGTGTTCTGAGAGACGACCACATCAGCACAGTCCAGTCTGACAGTGAGGATACCTCACTACCTCCTGGTGATGGGTTCGAGTCCTTGTCCGGTTCAGGACCTGCATCTGTGGGGGCAGATGGTCCAGATAAGGTTGTTGATGAGGtttcagaggaggaagatgagagaatgaatgatgaggaggacagaggggagaaCTCAAATCTAATTATCGAACCTGAGCTGAAACcagaagaggagctgaaggttGATTTAAGGGAAGCTGGAGTTCCCTCCGAGTCCAATTGCTCCTCGTGTGAAGAAAAAACTGATGGTTTGGCAGCAGAAGTTGCTGCTGTACTTGAGTCTGAGAAGAGTCTGGAAGCACCAGAGCCAGCTGAAGGACTGGGGGATGCAGAAGACCAGGGGTTCCAGGGTAAAGACCAGGCTCCTGAGGTGTTCCCTGACACCACCAACATGTTAAATAGCCCAGAGCCTCCACAAGCTGAAGCTCTTCATCGGTGCCCCGAAGATGACCATGTCCACAGCACAGAATCCGCCATTTTGGAAGTTGCTGAACACAAAATGAGTCCCAATAATCGGCTCCACGAGACACCTCTGAATTCAGTGAGGGGAACGCTTGAAGAACCCATCAAAGATGACTGGGATGACGAGTCAGCGCAGCCAAACCTGCACGAGTCCgacgaggatgaagaggaaggacagTCTTTTGATTTTGACGACATTGACGTGGAAACGCCCGTCAGAGCAGATCTGCGAAGTCCCAAAATGGAAGCGTTTGAGGAAGGAGTTGAAGTCTTGTCCGATGAATGTGACCCAGGCAGGTCCGGTCCTTGCCAAAATCCAAGCCGTGatccagcaggagaggagaagtgcACGGTTgatgcaggtcaaaggtcagatacACCGGAAACGGTTGCATCTGAAAATATGCGTGAAGAACAGAAAAATCCAGCGGAGGAAGAGGCGTGTGTAGAGGAAGGACCGGGTCCGGTTGTTGGACAGGCGGTTTCTTCACCTGTAGAGGAAGGTTTGGATGcactccagcagctgcacggTGGAGATCTGCTTTTGGAAAAGGGTCCCGAGCTGGTGGCGGGAAATCCTGAACCCCCACAGGCCCCAAAAGAGGCGAAGAAGAACGGCAAGAAAGCCAAAGCTAAGGGCAAAGAGGACTGTAAGATGTCTTAG